A window from Candidatus Cloacimonadota bacterium encodes these proteins:
- a CDS encoding T9SS type A sorting domain-containing protein has product MMKFGYLLICFVLCFLNCSLGAKSFEVYDIRGRYVGNAQLPANTSSGTWANIPNAQTSRMLSDFPIGRYIIKEIMPYSYTNFPKNSDAFAWQDVTSQVYPLLETNTNAIAVADFNGDGRDDIFEYCALSPDQLTGASKLYIRHPEEGFVEESASRLPDISAQGFTVQVLDVQNDGHKDILLIDESYNDRSTTNVLLINDGTGHFTYANQSVLPPVNALDAVIGDFNQDSFDDIAYLVIDDGLLKLHLWINIDGEYFIDQSAERLPFSESDIMSTDFISILDLNQDSHLDIIMTNSVVNDSQNNILHNGEDLVLLNDGAGFFDLPPINPLSNLNRFLMHYYPIDYNNDGVQDLLLNFSIIEETGSNSIGIFELIDSLFVEVVDAIPNIQYHHNNILIDDFTQDGYPDIFLPCVLLGEEAEDIFLVNNQDGTFANMAEALPGNVDFTIDAAIIDLNFDDKADLALGNSGTDAGIPAQNKLYQNSTITSIDDPVAPVPEISVYPNPFKDSVHLQTKDKHIDACTVYNLKGQIVKSFKQTAAVSSLTWNGEDDRGSKVAQGIYLLRFHSGPDTYNRKVLYLK; this is encoded by the coding sequence ATGATGAAATTTGGATACTTATTGATTTGCTTTGTTCTGTGCTTCCTTAACTGCTCGCTTGGAGCAAAATCTTTTGAGGTCTACGACATTCGGGGAAGATATGTTGGCAACGCTCAGCTCCCCGCAAATACGAGTTCTGGAACTTGGGCAAATATACCTAATGCCCAAACATCAAGAATGTTATCAGATTTCCCAATTGGAAGATATATCATAAAAGAAATTATGCCTTACTCTTACACTAACTTTCCGAAAAATAGCGACGCATTTGCATGGCAAGATGTAACATCTCAGGTTTACCCGCTACTAGAAACCAATACTAATGCCATAGCTGTAGCCGATTTTAATGGAGACGGTAGGGACGATATTTTTGAATATTGCGCACTTAGCCCAGATCAGTTAACAGGAGCGTCAAAACTCTATATTCGTCATCCAGAGGAGGGATTTGTTGAAGAATCTGCAAGCCGTTTACCCGATATTTCTGCACAAGGCTTTACTGTTCAAGTTCTTGATGTCCAAAATGATGGGCATAAAGATATTTTGTTGATAGATGAAAGTTACAATGATCGCAGTACTACAAATGTGCTATTAATAAATGATGGCACAGGTCATTTTACTTATGCCAATCAGAGCGTGTTGCCACCAGTTAACGCACTGGATGCAGTAATTGGTGATTTTAATCAAGATAGCTTTGATGACATTGCATATCTGGTAATTGATGATGGTTTATTGAAACTACATCTATGGATCAACATTGACGGTGAGTATTTTATAGATCAGAGTGCAGAACGCTTGCCATTCTCAGAATCGGACATCATGTCGACGGATTTTATTTCTATATTGGATTTAAATCAGGATTCTCATCTGGATATAATAATGACAAACAGCGTTGTAAATGACAGTCAAAATAACATCCTTCATAATGGAGAAGACTTGGTATTGTTGAACGATGGAGCGGGATTTTTTGATCTTCCCCCAATAAATCCCCTATCTAATCTTAACCGATTTTTAATGCACTACTATCCAATCGATTATAATAATGATGGAGTTCAAGACCTGTTATTGAACTTCTCTATAATAGAAGAAACTGGAAGCAATTCCATCGGGATCTTTGAGCTTATTGATAGTCTATTTGTTGAAGTTGTAGATGCAATACCCAATATCCAGTATCATCATAATAATATTCTAATAGATGATTTTACTCAAGACGGATATCCGGATATATTCCTTCCTTGTGTATTATTAGGAGAAGAAGCGGAGGATATATTTTTGGTTAACAATCAGGATGGCACTTTCGCCAACATGGCAGAAGCCCTGCCTGGAAATGTCGATTTTACTATTGATGCGGCAATCATTGACCTCAATTTTGATGATAAAGCGGATCTTGCGCTTGGAAACAGCGGCACAGATGCAGGCATACCAGCACAAAACAAATTGTATCAGAATTCTACAATTACTAGCATAGACGACCCAGTAGCACCTGTTCCGGAAATATCAGTTTATCCCAACCCCTTCAAAGATTCTGTTCATCTGCAAACTAAAGACAAACACATTGATGCGTGCACAGTGTATAATCTTAAGGGACAGATAGTTAAATCCTTCAAACAAACTGCCGCTGTGTCTTCCTTAACATGGAACGGTGAGGATGATCGAGGTAGTAAAGTGGCGCAAGGGATATATCTGTTACGCTTTCATAGTGGACCGGATACTTATAATCGGAAAGTTTTGTATTTAAAATAG
- a CDS encoding N-acetylmuramoyl-L-alanine amidase translates to MKKIYVILLILICANIAWSLRVQIAGESGRENIPETEIKGVKYLAIKDVSPIFRCIQKQERSDQRLYLHIYGETFIFLEGSAYYSYKIDSYNMQYPLKRISGDYYLPLEFFTAHLPMHFPNDNQFQDSVLRIKKPVDHSVQVIVLDPGHGGKDPGAVGKKMKVKEKDVNLSVALKLKQMLEQELGVRVLMTRQDDRFVSLGDRTRFANENNADLFVSIHANASKNPASKGTETYYLATAMTSDARAVEALENQVVELYEGGASARSKYDDLDFILSDLSQTEHLESSNELAGNVQQNLIAGTQAYDRGVKQANFYVLRGAFMPSILIELGFLSNQDEERLLINEEYQIRLARTIFEGIKRFKFHYDRIRNT, encoded by the coding sequence ATGAAGAAAATATATGTAATATTACTGATCCTGATATGTGCAAACATAGCCTGGAGTTTGCGAGTTCAGATTGCTGGCGAGAGTGGGAGGGAGAATATCCCAGAAACCGAAATTAAGGGGGTTAAGTATCTGGCAATCAAAGATGTGAGCCCTATATTCCGCTGCATCCAAAAGCAGGAACGCTCCGATCAACGGCTATATCTGCACATATATGGAGAAACATTTATCTTTTTGGAAGGTAGCGCATATTATAGCTACAAAATAGACTCTTACAATATGCAGTATCCGCTTAAACGGATATCCGGAGACTATTATTTGCCGCTTGAGTTTTTTACCGCTCACCTACCTATGCATTTTCCCAACGACAATCAGTTTCAAGATTCCGTATTGCGTATTAAAAAACCGGTGGATCATAGCGTTCAAGTAATCGTGCTGGATCCTGGTCATGGTGGGAAAGACCCTGGTGCGGTGGGTAAAAAGATGAAAGTAAAAGAGAAAGATGTAAATTTGTCTGTGGCACTAAAGCTTAAACAGATGTTGGAACAAGAGTTGGGCGTAAGAGTATTGATGACCAGACAGGATGACCGTTTTGTTTCTTTGGGCGATCGCACTCGTTTTGCCAACGAAAATAATGCGGATCTGTTTGTTAGCATACACGCTAATGCTTCCAAGAACCCTGCATCAAAGGGCACTGAGACATATTATCTGGCAACGGCTATGACCTCTGATGCCAGAGCAGTGGAAGCGCTTGAAAACCAGGTAGTTGAACTTTATGAGGGTGGTGCATCTGCTCGCAGCAAATATGACGATTTGGATTTCATATTGAGCGATTTGAGTCAGACGGAGCATTTGGAAAGCAGTAATGAGTTGGCGGGTAATGTTCAGCAAAACCTTATTGCCGGTACCCAAGCTTACGATAGAGGAGTAAAACAGGCAAACTTTTATGTGTTAAGAGGAGCATTTATGCCATCGATCCTGATAGAATTGGGGTTTTTATCCAATCAGGATGAAGAACGGCTTTTAATAAATGAAGAGTACCAAATAAGACTTGCACGTACTATATTTGAAGGAATAAAACGCTTTAAATTCCATTATGATAGGATTCGCAATACATGA
- a CDS encoding sodium ion-translocating decarboxylase subunit beta: protein MEVMLSALTNFQLTQLIMIIVGIVLIWLAISKKYEPALLLPIGFGTILTNIPMSAAIGEHGPLTVLFKAGIDTELFPLLIFIAIGAMIDFSPLLKNPFMLLFGAAAQFGIFVTIVVAAAWGFDIKEAASIGIIGAADGPTSIYVANRFAPNLLGPISVAAYSYMALVPIIQPPVIRALTTKKERQIRMDYHSGDVSRTVKILFPIAITIVAGVFVPASLALIGFLMFGNLLRECKVLESLSKSAQNELGNIVTILLGITIASKMQGEYFLRPQTLFILVLGLVAFIFDTAGGVLFAKLLNLIRKDKVNPMIGACGISAFPMSARVIHQMGQKEDPFNFLLMPAVSVNVGGQISSVIAGGIILSLLA from the coding sequence ATGGAAGTAATGCTGTCTGCTCTTACGAATTTTCAACTTACGCAGTTGATTATGATAATCGTAGGTATCGTATTGATATGGCTTGCGATAAGCAAAAAATACGAGCCGGCGCTACTATTACCGATAGGTTTTGGCACAATCTTAACGAATATTCCAATGTCGGCAGCAATTGGCGAACATGGTCCTTTAACTGTGTTATTCAAAGCAGGCATCGATACAGAATTGTTTCCTCTTTTAATCTTCATTGCAATTGGGGCGATGATAGACTTTAGTCCGCTCTTAAAAAATCCATTTATGTTGCTGTTTGGCGCAGCAGCTCAATTTGGAATATTTGTTACCATTGTAGTAGCCGCAGCGTGGGGTTTCGATATCAAAGAAGCTGCTTCAATAGGGATAATCGGTGCGGCAGATGGCCCAACTTCTATTTATGTAGCCAATCGTTTTGCTCCAAATCTATTAGGTCCAATATCCGTAGCAGCATATTCGTATATGGCTTTGGTGCCAATTATCCAGCCTCCTGTAATTAGGGCTTTAACAACCAAGAAAGAGCGTCAGATAAGAATGGACTACCATAGCGGAGATGTATCAAGAACAGTTAAGATACTTTTTCCCATCGCCATTACTATCGTTGCCGGAGTGTTTGTTCCGGCTTCTTTGGCGTTGATTGGCTTTTTGATGTTCGGCAATCTTCTGCGCGAATGTAAAGTATTGGAAAGTCTCTCCAAATCCGCACAGAACGAACTGGGGAATATAGTTACAATTTTGTTGGGAATAACTATTGCCAGCAAGATGCAGGGAGAATACTTCTTGCGCCCACAAACCCTATTCATCTTGGTATTGGGTTTGGTAGCCTTTATCTTCGATACTGCCGGGGGCGTGCTATTTGCCAAATTGCTAAACCTGATTCGTAAAGACAAAGTGAATCCAATGATTGGAGCTTGCGGTATTTCAGCATTTCCGATGAGTGCCAGAGTGATTCATCAGATGGGTCAGAAAGAAGATCCATTTAACTTTTTGCTGATGCCAGCGGTAAGTGTTAATGTGGGGGGACAAATCAGTAGTGTCATTGCCGGCGGAATAATCCTTTCGTTATTGGCTTAG
- a CDS encoding OmpH family outer membrane protein, whose product MKRLSILILALLSIAAIYAQNAKLGYVNTDQILFDSNEAAEIARLFQLDRQNWSNQIRSLDEEIKQMERDFEIRRLSISEASKRELQGQIDSKKEEAGRLLEEYFGENGRAEQRYRELIEPLTKKIHDIITKIAEDEKYTMILDVSMGVVLYASPAIDLTDQVLQELNKDTIPPSESTEEPKAGTEPPKDPFADKNMEGFGGFTDDFNSDYKPEEKQP is encoded by the coding sequence ATGAAAAGACTTAGCATATTAATACTCGCACTTTTAAGCATTGCAGCTATATATGCACAGAATGCCAAGCTTGGGTACGTAAATACCGATCAAATTCTGTTCGATAGCAATGAAGCGGCTGAGATTGCCAGATTATTCCAGCTCGACAGACAAAACTGGAGCAATCAGATTCGCTCTTTGGATGAAGAGATCAAACAGATGGAACGTGATTTCGAGATACGCCGTCTATCTATTAGTGAAGCCAGTAAACGAGAGCTACAGGGTCAGATAGATAGCAAAAAAGAAGAAGCTGGAAGACTTTTGGAAGAATACTTTGGTGAAAATGGCAGAGCTGAACAGCGCTACCGTGAACTCATCGAGCCTCTTACAAAAAAGATTCATGATATTATCACCAAAATTGCCGAAGACGAAAAGTATACCATGATCTTGGATGTAAGCATGGGCGTTGTGCTGTATGCGTCACCTGCAATCGATCTAACCGATCAGGTGTTGCAGGAACTGAATAAGGATACTATTCCTCCCAGTGAAAGCACGGAAGAACCGAAAGCTGGAACAGAGCCACCCAAAGATCCTTTTGCAGACAAGAATATGGAAGGGTTCGGGGGCTTTACGGACGACTTCAACTCAGATTATAAGCCGGAAGAAAAACAACCCTGA
- a CDS encoding radical SAM protein, whose amino-acid sequence MIVRDLLQQCRICPRECGVNRYSAVGFCNVKAELRVNLTQLHFGEEPPISGTQGSGTVFFAYCNLLCEYCQNSVISFEGNGTNISEEALVEMFFELEAAGAHNINLVTPTHYSLQLIGVIRKAKNLGLQIPVLWNSSAYEKIETLKTLDGLIDIYLPDYKYYHSLYAKKYSHAANYPEIAFGAIREMHRQKGKLQLDADGIAQSGVLIRLLVLPHGLAGAKQSLLKIFDEFGPEMALSIMAQYYPAGNAHHYPELNRGIYAQEYQEVLAVATDLGFSNVYIQQLSCSDLWTPKFRVNKELKLPRYAARN is encoded by the coding sequence GTGATTGTAAGAGATCTATTGCAACAATGTCGAATATGTCCCCGAGAATGTGGGGTAAATCGTTATTCTGCAGTAGGTTTCTGTAATGTTAAGGCAGAGCTAAGAGTAAATTTGACGCAATTGCATTTTGGTGAAGAACCTCCCATCTCAGGCACACAAGGTAGCGGTACGGTATTCTTTGCTTATTGCAACCTGCTTTGTGAGTATTGCCAGAATAGTGTTATAAGCTTTGAGGGGAATGGCACAAACATAAGCGAAGAGGCATTAGTAGAAATGTTTTTCGAGCTGGAAGCTGCAGGGGCGCACAATATCAATCTGGTAACGCCTACTCACTACAGTTTGCAGCTTATTGGCGTGATCCGTAAAGCGAAAAATCTAGGTTTGCAAATACCGGTTTTGTGGAATAGTAGCGCTTATGAGAAGATTGAGACCTTAAAAACATTAGATGGTTTGATAGATATCTATTTGCCAGATTACAAGTACTATCACAGCTTGTATGCCAAGAAGTATTCTCATGCAGCAAATTACCCAGAAATTGCTTTTGGAGCCATACGGGAAATGCATCGCCAGAAAGGAAAGTTACAGTTAGATGCAGATGGCATTGCCCAAAGCGGTGTTTTGATACGCCTATTGGTTTTGCCACATGGATTGGCAGGCGCCAAGCAGAGTTTGCTAAAGATATTCGACGAGTTTGGTCCAGAAATGGCATTAAGTATTATGGCGCAGTATTATCCGGCCGGGAATGCGCATCACTATCCTGAGCTAAATCGTGGAATTTATGCTCAAGAGTATCAGGAAGTATTGGCTGTGGCAACAGATCTGGGTTTTAGCAATGTATATATTCAGCAGCTATCCTGTTCGGATTTATGGACGCCTAAGTTTAGAGTAAATAAAGAACTTAAACTACCGAGATATGCGGCGAGAAATTAG
- the lpxD gene encoding UDP-3-O-(3-hydroxymyristoyl)glucosamine N-acyltransferase, with protein sequence MKLFKHALAIDEIVAVTGGEGHSKQTLKLDNVCEVSEANARSVVFCEQDRLVETLRQSQAGLILTNDAFAAHFENRNVIVCEKPYFSFMKLVSYWLSLDAGEVEYRIHPTAIIDPEARFEGEVAIGAYSVIEACTTLGKGVRIGSGCNIGKKVSIGAGSIIHNQVCIYDDTVLGKNCEIHSGVVLGADGFGYLVLDGRQTKIPQVGNVVVHDDVEIGANSTVDRATLGSTVIGKGTKIDNLVQVGHNCVIGENSVLCAQVGLAGSTIVGDYVYLAGQVGAAGHITIGSRAMVGAQSGIAGNVPAGARLFGTPAGDANQMKRVFVAQKHLPDMLRDYQKRLKERDQ encoded by the coding sequence ATGAAACTGTTTAAACACGCCTTAGCAATCGATGAAATTGTTGCCGTTACTGGGGGCGAAGGACACTCAAAGCAAACACTCAAACTGGATAATGTTTGCGAAGTAAGCGAAGCAAATGCGCGATCGGTTGTTTTCTGCGAGCAAGATAGGTTGGTGGAAACACTTAGACAATCCCAAGCAGGACTAATCCTTACCAATGATGCTTTTGCTGCACATTTTGAAAACCGCAATGTTATTGTTTGTGAAAAACCGTACTTTAGCTTCATGAAGCTTGTTTCTTATTGGCTTAGTCTCGATGCAGGAGAAGTAGAGTATCGCATTCATCCTACTGCCATTATCGATCCAGAAGCCAGATTCGAGGGTGAAGTAGCCATTGGTGCCTATAGCGTGATTGAAGCTTGTACTACTTTGGGCAAGGGTGTACGCATTGGGTCTGGTTGTAACATCGGCAAAAAAGTATCTATTGGAGCAGGGAGTATCATTCACAATCAAGTTTGCATATATGATGATACGGTGCTTGGCAAGAACTGTGAGATTCACAGTGGAGTTGTTTTGGGTGCTGATGGATTTGGATATTTGGTACTTGACGGTCGCCAAACCAAGATTCCTCAAGTTGGGAATGTGGTAGTCCATGATGATGTGGAGATTGGTGCCAATAGTACTGTAGACCGTGCAACTTTGGGCTCAACAGTTATTGGGAAAGGCACGAAGATAGACAATCTGGTTCAAGTAGGGCACAATTGCGTGATTGGTGAAAACAGCGTACTTTGTGCGCAAGTTGGTTTAGCCGGCAGTACAATTGTGGGAGATTATGTTTATCTTGCCGGGCAGGTTGGAGCCGCAGGGCATATCACAATAGGCTCAAGGGCAATGGTTGGAGCTCAAAGTGGTATTGCCGGAAATGTTCCCGCGGGGGCCAGACTATTTGGTACACCCGCTGGGGATGCAAATCAGATGAAGCGTGTGTTTGTGGCACAAAAACACCTTCCAGACATGCTTCGAGACTATCAAAAAAGACTCAAGGAAAGAGATCAATGA
- a CDS encoding DUF512 domain-containing protein has translation MPLRIRSVEPKSLAAEAEIAPGDTLIRVNGEAIRDFLDLEFYASDFKLDLELDDRLGNLKEITIYRENSKPLGIIPEDYSLRTCNNHCIFCFIDQMPSGMRKTLYTKDDDFIFSFVYGNYITLSNLSEEDLTRICDQHISPLYVSIHTTNVELRQKMMRSAKAINPIQILRRLSKCDIAFHSQIVCVPGYNDKDELKNSIMDLMDSKLNVKSIGVVPVGLTKYRHKLCKLDSFTPQNARDTLAIIDELRALETGKRIFAADEFFVLADVSIPSEEYYADYPQLENGIGMLRLGERNFHLYKRSFLRELRKTDNDYHFLCSTSAQKLIQRLVKVMSNRLRDRKISLQVIRNEFFGGQVSVAGLITAQDILSQVQASKHSCIVVPSCIFNHEGYTLDNMSLEELKHNLRRDILVVDPLWEDWQLYSEDFT, from the coding sequence ATGCCTCTTAGGATAAGATCTGTGGAGCCAAAAAGCCTAGCGGCTGAGGCAGAAATTGCACCAGGTGATACGCTTATCCGAGTAAATGGAGAAGCTATCAGAGATTTTTTGGATTTGGAATTCTATGCTTCGGATTTCAAACTTGATTTGGAACTAGATGATAGGCTGGGAAACTTAAAAGAAATTACAATCTATAGAGAAAACTCAAAACCTTTGGGTATTATTCCAGAAGACTATAGCTTGCGGACTTGTAACAATCACTGCATATTTTGTTTTATCGATCAAATGCCCAGTGGAATGCGGAAAACACTATATACAAAAGACGACGATTTCATATTTTCGTTTGTATATGGAAACTATATAACCCTCTCCAATTTGAGTGAAGAAGATCTTACCAGAATTTGTGATCAGCATATTAGCCCATTATACGTTTCCATACACACTACTAATGTTGAACTAAGGCAAAAAATGATGCGCTCTGCTAAAGCCATTAATCCGATCCAAATCTTACGTAGACTTTCAAAATGTGACATTGCTTTTCATAGCCAAATTGTGTGTGTACCAGGTTACAACGATAAAGATGAGCTTAAAAACAGCATAATGGATCTGATGGACTCTAAACTGAATGTAAAATCTATCGGAGTAGTGCCTGTGGGGCTTACTAAATATCGCCATAAACTGTGTAAACTGGATTCATTTACACCCCAAAATGCAAGAGATACTTTGGCAATCATCGATGAGCTAAGGGCTCTAGAAACGGGCAAACGCATCTTCGCAGCCGATGAATTCTTTGTATTAGCAGATGTATCGATTCCATCGGAGGAATATTATGCGGATTACCCTCAACTGGAGAATGGAATTGGTATGTTGAGATTGGGAGAACGGAATTTTCATCTATATAAGCGCTCTTTCTTAAGGGAATTGAGGAAAACAGATAATGACTATCACTTCTTGTGTTCAACAAGTGCGCAAAAACTAATTCAGCGATTGGTGAAAGTGATGTCAAATAGGCTAAGAGATCGAAAAATCAGCCTGCAAGTGATTCGTAACGAATTCTTTGGCGGACAGGTTTCGGTGGCAGGACTCATCACTGCGCAGGATATACTATCCCAAGTGCAAGCCTCAAAGCATAGCTGTATAGTGGTACCCTCTTGCATTTTTAATCATGAAGGATATACTTTAGATAATATGAGTCTTGAGGAATTGAAGCATAATTTAAGACGAGATATTCTGGTTGTTGATCCTCTCTGGGAAGATTGGCAGCTCTATAGTGAAGATTTTACTTGA
- a CDS encoding bifunctional UDP-3-O-[3-hydroxymyristoyl] N-acetylglucosamine deacetylase/3-hydroxyacyl-ACP dehydratase has product MTEYKHTIGSEVSYTGIGLHSGEISTIRFKPAGSDDGIVFIRVDLPDKPEIPADIDHVVDISRGTTIGVNGATVGTIEHVLSAIKGLNLDNIRIEIDGPEAPVADGSPIVFFNLLKQAGKIQQDSERIYFEIEGPISFSAPKENVDVVIVPSNELKVTFMIDYKHPYLGTQYTWLPNIDVYEKEFAGARTFCFIKEILQLKEMGLIKGGSLENALVIAEPGISDEELKHLQDVFGYHEKVTVSSEGILNSHPLRYYNEFVRHKVCDLLGDIMLLGVPIKGHILAARSGHKTNVELVKKLRQIQKKQELQKIYQKTKSKEVVFDINAIMRIIPHRYPFLLVDKILEFVPGESIVGMKNVTINEPFFQGHFPGHPIMPGVLIIEGMAQAGGIMLLNQLDNPQDYVAYFASIDNVKFRKPVMPGDTLRYELTVISLKRSLAKMHGDTYVNGEKVAEGDFMAMITKRSI; this is encoded by the coding sequence ATGACAGAGTACAAACACACTATAGGTTCTGAGGTATCTTACACCGGAATTGGTTTACATAGCGGAGAAATATCCACCATAAGATTCAAACCCGCCGGTAGTGATGATGGCATTGTATTCATAAGGGTAGATTTGCCAGATAAACCAGAAATTCCAGCGGACATAGATCATGTTGTAGATATATCCAGAGGAACCACTATAGGTGTGAACGGCGCAACGGTTGGCACAATAGAACACGTATTATCTGCGATTAAAGGTTTGAATCTGGATAACATCCGCATAGAAATTGATGGCCCCGAAGCTCCTGTTGCTGATGGCAGCCCCATCGTTTTTTTTAACTTGCTAAAGCAAGCGGGAAAGATTCAGCAAGACAGCGAGAGAATATATTTTGAAATAGAGGGTCCCATTAGTTTCTCGGCCCCTAAAGAGAATGTGGATGTGGTGATAGTGCCCTCTAATGAACTTAAAGTTACTTTTATGATAGACTACAAGCATCCCTATTTGGGCACTCAATACACATGGTTACCCAATATTGATGTTTACGAGAAGGAATTTGCTGGTGCCCGCACTTTTTGTTTTATCAAAGAGATATTACAGCTAAAAGAAATGGGGCTTATAAAAGGCGGTTCCTTAGAGAATGCGCTGGTAATAGCAGAACCTGGTATTAGCGATGAAGAGCTTAAACATTTACAAGACGTTTTTGGTTATCATGAAAAAGTAACAGTATCTTCAGAAGGTATTCTAAACAGCCATCCATTACGTTATTACAACGAATTTGTCCGTCATAAAGTATGTGATCTTTTAGGCGACATCATGCTATTAGGAGTGCCAATTAAAGGGCACATCCTAGCTGCGCGCAGCGGGCATAAGACCAATGTGGAATTGGTAAAAAAACTGCGTCAAATTCAGAAGAAGCAAGAACTGCAAAAGATCTATCAGAAAACCAAAAGCAAAGAAGTAGTATTCGACATCAACGCCATTATGCGCATCATACCGCATCGCTACCCCTTCCTTTTAGTAGATAAAATACTGGAATTTGTTCCCGGTGAAAGCATCGTTGGGATGAAAAACGTTACGATCAATGAACCGTTCTTTCAGGGACATTTTCCCGGTCATCCCATAATGCCGGGAGTGCTGATTATCGAAGGCATGGCACAAGCCGGAGGCATCATGTTGCTCAATCAATTGGATAATCCTCAGGATTATGTGGCATATTTTGCCTCTATAGACAATGTGAAATTCCGGAAGCCAGTGATGCCAGGGGATACTTTGCGCTACGAGTTAACGGTTATTTCATTAAAACGTTCCTTAGCTAAGATGCACGGAGATACCTATGTGAACGGCGAGAAGGTGGCCGAGGGAGATTTTATGGCGATGATAACCAAGAGGAGTATATGA
- the lpxA gene encoding acyl-ACP--UDP-N-acetylglucosamine O-acyltransferase, which produces MSKIHPTAIIKKGAVIGANCEIGPYCVIGENVVLGENNILHNNVILDGHTSIGNGNKIFSYAVLGTDPQDLKFSGEPTSLRIGDNNTFREFVTINRSNQMEEDTVLGSNNLLMEYVHVAHNCQIGSSCIIANVVQLAGHVHIHDFATIGGVTAVHQFVHIGTHAFVGGASAVKKDIVPFSRGQGNPYLTVGLNSVGLMRKGFSNETIAGIKAIYNLFYRSKLNTTQALAETEKIELDEYQKVFVDFVRNAERGISN; this is translated from the coding sequence ATGAGTAAGATTCATCCCACTGCGATAATAAAGAAAGGCGCAGTTATAGGCGCTAATTGTGAGATAGGCCCATATTGTGTGATAGGTGAAAACGTTGTTTTAGGAGAGAATAATATTCTGCACAACAACGTGATTTTAGATGGACATACAAGCATTGGAAATGGCAATAAAATATTCTCTTATGCGGTACTGGGTACAGATCCGCAAGATCTGAAGTTTTCTGGTGAACCAACCAGCTTAAGAATTGGTGATAACAACACTTTTCGTGAGTTTGTTACCATAAATCGCAGTAATCAAATGGAAGAAGATACTGTGCTGGGTAGCAATAACTTATTGATGGAATATGTACATGTTGCACATAATTGTCAGATCGGAAGTAGCTGCATAATTGCTAATGTGGTGCAGCTTGCCGGTCATGTTCACATTCACGATTTTGCCACGATTGGTGGTGTTACAGCCGTGCATCAATTTGTGCACATAGGAACGCATGCCTTTGTGGGAGGGGCATCAGCGGTTAAAAAAGATATTGTACCGTTTTCACGCGGGCAGGGCAATCCTTATCTTACTGTAGGATTAAACAGCGTGGGACTAATGCGAAAGGGTTTTTCAAATGAAACAATAGCCGGCATTAAAGCCATCTATAATCTCTTTTACCGTAGCAAACTAAATACTACGCAAGCGCTTGCTGAAACTGAAAAGATAGAACTGGATGAGTATCAGAAGGTCTTTGTAGATTTTGTAAGGAATGCAGAACGAGGCATATCCAACTAA
- a CDS encoding cytidine deaminase — protein MNSELSELLKLAQKAAEQAYVPYSGYKVGSAIKCTDGSIYTGCNIENASYSLTICAERTAIFKAVSEGHKEFTAIAIYVDSNKLFPPCGACRQVISEFAPSIPVVYANRNETVESTMKLLLPGAFRL, from the coding sequence ATGAACAGTGAGTTAAGTGAGCTTTTAAAGCTGGCGCAGAAAGCGGCAGAACAAGCCTATGTGCCTTATTCTGGGTATAAAGTTGGGAGTGCAATAAAATGTACTGATGGGAGCATTTATACTGGGTGCAACATAGAGAACGCTTCTTATTCGCTAACCATTTGTGCAGAACGTACTGCCATCTTCAAAGCGGTTAGTGAGGGTCATAAAGAATTTACTGCGATTGCGATATATGTTGATAGCAATAAGCTTTTTCCGCCTTGTGGGGCATGTAGGCAGGTAATAAGCGAATTTGCCCCGAGTATTCCGGTGGTGTATGCTAACCGGAACGAAACAGTGGAAAGCACTATGAAACTACTATTGCCGGGAGCTTTTAGGTTGTGA